GAGCCGGGACTGATTCTGTCTCCGCCCAAGCAAGCCACGGAAGAAGACGATGGCTTCCTCAGCCTCAGCGAGATTGCACAGCTCAAGCTGAATGCCGACTGGGTGGTGTTGTCTGCCTGCAATACGGCAGGGAGCGAGGGCGATGAGGGTATGGCGTCCGAGGGTTTTACGGGTCTGGCCAAGTCCTTCATCTATGCGGGCGCCAAAGCCTTGCTGGTCTCCCATTGGTCGGTCAGCTCTGCTGCCACGGTGGAGTTGATGAGCACCATGTTCCGGAGCTTCAAGGAGCAGCAACTCCCAAGAGCTGAGGCGCACCGGCAGGCCATGCTGGCCATGATCGACTCCGGGGACCCGTTGCTGAGCCATCCCTCACTATGGGCGCCCTTTGTGGTGGTGGGGGATGGCGGATGAAACCAAATTGGAGTAAGTATTTGCTGTGATTTGATGGCAGTCAATGCTTGCACTTCTCAACAGACAAGGGATGTCAGTCAGCACGAAATAATGGGGTTGCGTGTAAACACAATCATTACAGCAAATCAACAG
This is a stretch of genomic DNA from gamma proteobacterium SS-5. It encodes these proteins:
- a CDS encoding CHAT domain-containing protein, with translation MAIAEVLGTDRHQALLLREKATETELKRRQLAQYNILSFATHGVLAGELGKGIEPGLILSPPKQATEEDDGFLSLSEIAQLKLNADWVVLSACNTAGSEGDEGMASEGFTGLAKSFIYAGAKALLVSHWSVSSAATVELMSTMFRSFKEQQLPRAEAHRQAMLAMIDSGDPLLSHPSLWAPFVVVGDGG